In Kineococcus sp. NBC_00420, a single genomic region encodes these proteins:
- a CDS encoding response regulator transcription factor, with amino-acid sequence MATVLVCDDLPLAREAMRRMVAAVPGVTRVVGASSGEEALQRWPVERPSLVIMDVRMPGIGGVEAARRLLARHPEANVLMATMAEDGDGVARAVAAGARGYLVKDVSREELATAVLQALQDVSRRRGGNRTRAVLTGRAPVLTEREQQVLVGMSRGRSNAEIGRELFLSEDTVKTHARRLFRKLEAADRAQAVAVGFRWGLVR; translated from the coding sequence GTGGCAACGGTTCTGGTCTGCGATGACCTTCCGCTGGCGCGCGAGGCCATGCGTCGCATGGTGGCTGCCGTCCCCGGCGTCACTCGGGTCGTGGGTGCGAGCTCGGGCGAAGAAGCGCTCCAGCGCTGGCCCGTCGAACGGCCCTCGCTGGTGATCATGGATGTCCGGATGCCCGGGATCGGCGGTGTCGAAGCAGCGCGCCGGCTGCTCGCCCGTCACCCCGAGGCGAACGTGCTCATGGCCACGATGGCGGAGGACGGTGACGGAGTGGCCCGCGCGGTCGCGGCCGGAGCCCGCGGGTACCTCGTCAAGGACGTCTCGCGCGAGGAGCTCGCCACCGCGGTGCTCCAGGCGCTGCAGGACGTCAGCCGTCGTCGTGGCGGCAACCGCACGCGTGCGGTGCTCACGGGCCGGGCGCCCGTGCTCACCGAGCGGGAGCAGCAGGTGCTCGTCGGCATGAGCCGCGGGCGCAGCAACGCGGAGATCGGGCGCGAGCTCTTCCTCTCCGAGGACACGGTCAAGACCCACGCTCGTCGGCTGTTCCGCAAGCTCGAGGCGGCCGACCGCGCTCAAGCGGTGGCTGTGGGATTCCGCTGGGGTCTCGTACGGTAG
- the shbA gene encoding RNA polymerase sigma factor ShbA, which yields MNSSDAGGLQELATRALTGEQGAVADLLAAVRRLVHRYCRAKLGRLPGADHAAEDAAQEVCIAVLTALPRYKDTGRPFEAFVYRIAANKVADAQRASYRSPVPTEDVPDGVSAEPGPEQLALDAFDAETVGKLLDTLPPKLREIITLRVGAGMSAEETGRALDMTAGAVRVAQHRAMQKLRKIASEDLTLRVAP from the coding sequence ATGAACAGTTCGGATGCCGGGGGGCTCCAGGAACTGGCGACGCGCGCGTTGACGGGGGAGCAGGGCGCCGTCGCCGATCTCCTGGCAGCGGTGCGCCGCCTCGTCCACCGTTACTGCCGGGCCAAGCTCGGGCGACTGCCCGGAGCTGATCACGCCGCAGAAGATGCGGCACAGGAGGTCTGCATCGCCGTGTTGACGGCCCTTCCCCGCTACAAGGACACCGGACGTCCCTTCGAGGCGTTCGTGTACCGGATCGCGGCCAACAAGGTTGCGGACGCCCAGCGGGCCTCCTACCGCTCCCCGGTCCCGACCGAGGACGTCCCGGACGGCGTCAGCGCCGAACCGGGTCCCGAGCAACTCGCTCTCGACGCCTTCGACGCCGAGACCGTCGGCAAGCTGCTCGACACCCTGCCGCCCAAGCTGCGCGAGATCATCACGCTGCGCGTGGGGGCCGGGATGTCGGCCGAGGAGACCGGACGTGCGTTGGACATGACCGCCGGCGCCGTGCGCGTCGCCCAGCACCGCGCGATGCAGAAGCTGCGCAAGATCGCCAGCGAGGACCTCACGTTGCGGGTCGCCCCGTGA
- the guaB gene encoding IMP dehydrogenase, which yields MGLTYDDVLLLPGESDVIPSEVETSTKVSKRVSLRIPLLSSAMDTVTESRMAIAMARQGGLGVLHRNLSAEEQAAQVDLVKRSESGMVTQPVTTTPDATLADVDALCGRYRISGVPVVDADGRLVGIVTNRDLRFESDFSRPVHEVMTKPPLVTAPVGISTDDAMQLLRQHKIEKLPIVDSRNRLTGLITVKDYVKSEQYPLATKDDDGRLRVAAAIGIFEDAWKRAMGLVDAGVDVLVVDMAHGHSKAVLEMISRLKNDSAAAHVDVVGGNVATRTAAQALVDAGVDGIKVGVGPGSICTTRVVAGVGVPQVTAIYEASRAAKPAGVPVIGDGGLQYSGDIAKALVAGADTVMLGSLLAGCDESPGDLVFINGKQFKSYRGMGSLGAQQTRQGGRSFSKDRYFQNDVASDSLFVPEGVEGQVPYRGPLSAVAHQLVGGLRQSMFYAGARTVPELQQVGTFVRITPAGLKESHPHDIQMTVEAPNYGGR from the coding sequence GTGGGTCTGACCTACGACGACGTCCTGCTGCTGCCGGGCGAGTCGGACGTCATCCCGTCCGAGGTCGAGACCTCGACCAAGGTGTCCAAGCGCGTCAGCCTGCGGATCCCGCTGCTGAGTTCCGCCATGGACACCGTCACCGAGTCCCGGATGGCCATCGCGATGGCCCGTCAGGGTGGTCTCGGCGTCCTGCACCGCAACCTCTCCGCCGAGGAGCAGGCCGCCCAGGTCGACCTCGTGAAGCGGTCGGAGTCGGGCATGGTCACCCAGCCCGTCACGACCACCCCGGACGCGACCCTCGCCGACGTGGACGCCCTCTGCGGGCGCTACCGCATCTCCGGCGTGCCGGTCGTGGACGCCGACGGCCGGCTCGTCGGCATCGTCACCAACCGCGACCTGCGCTTCGAGAGCGACTTCTCCCGCCCCGTGCACGAGGTCATGACGAAGCCGCCGCTGGTCACCGCGCCCGTCGGCATCTCCACCGACGACGCGATGCAGCTGCTGCGTCAGCACAAGATCGAGAAGCTCCCGATCGTCGACTCCCGCAACCGCCTGACCGGCCTGATCACGGTCAAGGACTACGTGAAGTCGGAGCAGTACCCGCTGGCCACGAAGGACGACGACGGCCGGCTGCGGGTCGCCGCCGCGATCGGCATCTTCGAGGACGCCTGGAAGCGCGCGATGGGCCTCGTCGACGCGGGTGTGGACGTGCTCGTGGTCGACATGGCGCACGGGCACTCCAAGGCCGTGCTCGAGATGATCTCCCGGCTCAAGAACGACAGTGCCGCCGCGCACGTCGACGTCGTCGGCGGCAACGTCGCGACCCGCACGGCCGCGCAGGCGCTCGTGGACGCCGGGGTCGACGGCATCAAGGTCGGTGTCGGCCCCGGGTCGATCTGCACCACCCGCGTCGTCGCCGGGGTCGGTGTGCCGCAGGTGACCGCGATCTACGAGGCCTCGCGCGCCGCGAAGCCCGCCGGGGTCCCGGTCATCGGCGACGGTGGTCTGCAGTACTCCGGCGACATCGCCAAGGCCCTCGTCGCCGGTGCCGACACCGTGATGCTCGGCTCGCTGCTCGCGGGGTGCGACGAGAGCCCGGGCGACCTGGTGTTCATCAACGGCAAGCAGTTCAAGAGCTACCGCGGCATGGGCTCCCTCGGGGCCCAGCAGACTCGGCAGGGTGGACGTTCCTTCTCCAAGGACCGCTACTTCCAGAACGACGTCGCCTCTGACAGCCTCTTCGTCCCCGAGGGCGTCGAGGGCCAGGTCCCCTACCGCGGCCCGCTCTCGGCCGTGGCGCACCAGCTCGTCGGCGGGCTGCGCCAGTCGATGTTCTACGCCGGTGCGCGCACCGTCCCGGAGCTCCAGCAGGTCGGGACCTTCGTCCGGATCACCCCGGCCGGGTTGAAGGAGTCGCACCCGCACGACATCCAGATGACCGTCGAGGCACCGAACTACGGCGGTCGCTGA
- a CDS encoding GuaB3 family IMP dehydrogenase-related protein, whose amino-acid sequence MSEIEIGRGKRGRRAYSFDDIAVVPSRRTRDPEDVSTTWQIDAYHFDIPVMSAPMDSVASPATAVALGKLGGLGVLDLEGLWTRYEDPEPLLAEIAALDPAVATPRMQEIYAEPVKPELITSRLAEVRASGVTVAGALSPQRTQEFWKVVVDAGVDLFVIRGTTVSAEHVSGSSEPLNLKRFIYELDVPVVVGGAAGYTAALHLMRTGAAGVLVGFGGGAAHTTRKALGIHAPMASAVADVAAARRDYMDESGGRYVHVIADGGVGTSGDIVKAIACGADAVMLGASLARATEAPGRGWHWGPEAHHAVLPRGERVHVGTSAPLAEILNGPGRVADGTTNLMGALRRSMATTGYSDLKEFQRIEVVVSPYQPA is encoded by the coding sequence GTGTCTGAGATCGAGATCGGCCGCGGTAAGCGGGGGCGTCGCGCCTACAGCTTCGACGACATCGCCGTCGTCCCCAGCCGCCGTACCCGCGACCCCGAAGACGTCTCCACGACGTGGCAGATCGACGCGTACCACTTCGACATCCCCGTGATGAGCGCGCCGATGGACTCCGTGGCCTCGCCCGCGACGGCCGTCGCCCTCGGCAAGCTCGGGGGCCTCGGCGTCCTCGACCTCGAGGGCCTCTGGACCCGCTACGAGGACCCGGAACCGCTGCTCGCCGAGATCGCCGCCCTCGACCCCGCCGTCGCGACCCCGCGCATGCAGGAGATCTACGCGGAACCGGTGAAGCCGGAACTCATCACCAGCCGGCTCGCCGAGGTCCGCGCCTCCGGGGTCACCGTCGCCGGTGCGCTCTCCCCGCAGCGGACGCAGGAGTTCTGGAAGGTCGTCGTCGACGCCGGGGTCGACCTCTTCGTCATCCGCGGCACGACGGTCTCGGCCGAGCACGTCTCGGGCAGCAGCGAACCGCTGAACCTCAAGCGCTTCATCTACGAGCTCGACGTCCCCGTCGTCGTCGGCGGCGCCGCCGGGTACACCGCGGCGCTGCACCTCATGCGCACCGGTGCGGCCGGGGTCCTCGTCGGCTTCGGTGGGGGAGCGGCCCACACCACGCGCAAGGCGCTGGGCATCCACGCGCCGATGGCCTCGGCCGTCGCCGACGTCGCCGCCGCCCGCCGCGACTACATGGACGAGTCCGGTGGCCGCTACGTCCACGTCATCGCCGACGGCGGCGTCGGGACCTCCGGCGACATCGTCAAGGCCATCGCCTGCGGTGCGGACGCCGTCATGCTCGGCGCGTCGCTGGCCCGGGCCACCGAGGCTCCCGGCCGCGGCTGGCACTGGGGCCCCGAGGCCCACCACGCGGTGCTGCCCCGCGGTGAGCGCGTCCACGTCGGCACCTCCGCGCCCCTGGCCGAGATCCTCAACGGCCCGGGTCGCGTCGCCGACGGCACGACGAACCTCATGGGTGCGCTGCGCCGCTCGATGGCCACGACCGGGTACTCCGACCTCAAGGAGTTCCAGCGCATCGAGGTCGTCGTCTCGCCCTACCAGCCTGCCTGA
- a CDS encoding oxidoreductase translates to MPQQDTAPWTPDAIGRQEGRTVLVTGANSGLGLQVATEFARRGADVLLACRNAERGRAALAQLTAEVRDSGVEPTVEVIPLDVADLASVRRAASDVLHRRSSIDVLVNNAGVMAPPFGRTVDGFETQVGTNHLGHFAFTGLLLPALLAGGGARVVSVASVAHKFGRLNRKNFQSERSYQKWFAYGQSKLSNLLFGFELQRRALAVDAGIVSVAAHPGLSDTSLWKNTPLGGNRFGEALGSVFGRAIGQPPAQGAWPLLRAATDPDVLGGEYFGPDGRNEWRGFPVLVAASAAAYDTADAAWLWARSVEWTGVDYAELTA, encoded by the coding sequence GTGCCGCAGCAGGACACCGCCCCCTGGACGCCCGACGCCATCGGCCGGCAGGAGGGGCGGACGGTCCTGGTCACCGGCGCGAACAGCGGGCTCGGTCTGCAGGTCGCGACGGAGTTCGCCCGCCGAGGCGCCGACGTCCTGCTGGCGTGCCGCAACGCCGAACGCGGTCGGGCGGCGCTCGCGCAGCTGACCGCCGAGGTCCGCGACTCCGGCGTGGAGCCGACCGTCGAGGTCATCCCGCTCGACGTCGCCGACCTCGCCAGCGTCCGCCGGGCCGCCAGCGACGTCCTGCACCGCCGATCCAGCATCGACGTCCTGGTCAACAACGCCGGGGTCATGGCGCCGCCGTTCGGGCGGACGGTGGACGGTTTCGAGACCCAGGTGGGCACGAACCACCTGGGGCACTTCGCCTTCACCGGCCTGCTGCTGCCCGCGCTGCTCGCGGGCGGCGGGGCCCGGGTCGTCTCCGTCGCGAGCGTCGCGCACAAGTTCGGCCGGCTGAACCGGAAGAACTTCCAGAGCGAACGCAGCTACCAGAAGTGGTTCGCCTACGGGCAGTCCAAGCTCTCGAACCTGCTGTTCGGGTTCGAGCTGCAGCGCCGGGCGCTCGCCGTCGACGCCGGCATCGTCTCGGTGGCCGCGCACCCGGGGTTGTCCGACACCAGCCTGTGGAAGAACACCCCGCTGGGCGGCAACCGGTTCGGCGAGGCGCTGGGCTCGGTCTTCGGCCGGGCGATCGGGCAGCCGCCGGCGCAGGGGGCGTGGCCGTTGCTGCGCGCCGCGACCGACCCCGACGTCCTCGGCGGCGAGTACTTCGGCCCGGACGGGCGCAACGAGTGGCGCGGTTTCCCCGTGCTGGTGGCGGCGAGCGCCGCGGCCTACGACACCGCGGACGCCGCCTGGTTGTGGGCCCGGTCGGTGGAGTGGACCGGCGTCGACTACGCCGAGCTCACCGCCTGA
- a CDS encoding MFS transporter codes for MTSPPVSLRSRYSRLPEIAGRTYLATTALGRLPVAMAPLAILALVTSTSGSVAVGGIASACSALGEALGVPVVGALADRRGQRAVLLSVVALHLLALGGLFAALASGGPWTPLAAAGVGLTLPSVSGFSRARWLRMTADGDERSTAFAFEGTVDEAAFILGPALVGIIGVLISPTAALLATAGLSAVFVSAFACHRSHRITAPVRRAGRPRPARVPGVVLVPVLAMLAMGAVFGATQTGVTAAAEAVGSPSTGSLVYALSAIGSTATTVCLVLLPRTFGLRARWAVCGAGLLLGAGLMALAADSLGALSLAVLVMGVFVGPTLVTVNTIAATLVDAERGAFLMALLSSGVVLGIATGAALGGALAEGFGPAWGFTVVAAAAVLLLVLAPLAPTRR; via the coding sequence GTGACGAGCCCACCCGTCTCCCTGCGCTCGCGCTACTCGCGACTGCCCGAGATCGCCGGTCGCACCTACCTGGCCACCACCGCCCTCGGACGACTCCCCGTCGCGATGGCCCCCCTCGCGATCCTCGCGCTGGTCACCTCCACCAGCGGCTCCGTCGCCGTCGGCGGCATCGCCAGCGCCTGCTCCGCCCTCGGTGAAGCCCTCGGCGTGCCCGTCGTCGGCGCGCTCGCCGACCGGCGCGGGCAGCGGGCCGTGTTGCTGAGCGTCGTCGCCCTGCACCTCCTCGCGCTCGGCGGCCTGTTCGCCGCCCTGGCCTCCGGCGGCCCCTGGACGCCCCTGGCCGCGGCCGGCGTCGGTCTCACCCTGCCCTCCGTCAGCGGTTTCTCCCGCGCCCGCTGGCTGCGGATGACGGCCGACGGCGACGAGCGCTCCACCGCGTTCGCCTTCGAGGGCACCGTCGACGAGGCGGCGTTCATCCTCGGTCCGGCCCTCGTCGGGATCATCGGGGTGCTGATCAGCCCGACGGCCGCCCTGCTCGCCACCGCCGGGCTGAGCGCCGTCTTCGTGTCGGCCTTCGCCTGCCACCGCAGCCACCGGATCACCGCCCCCGTGCGCCGCGCAGGACGTCCCCGACCCGCGCGGGTCCCCGGCGTCGTGCTCGTCCCGGTGCTCGCGATGCTCGCGATGGGCGCCGTCTTCGGCGCGACCCAGACCGGGGTCACGGCCGCCGCGGAGGCGGTCGGCTCCCCCTCGACCGGCTCGCTGGTCTACGCCCTCTCCGCGATCGGGTCGACGGCGACGACGGTCTGCCTCGTCCTGCTGCCCAGGACCTTCGGCCTGCGCGCACGCTGGGCCGTCTGTGGGGCAGGACTGCTGCTCGGGGCGGGCCTCATGGCCCTGGCCGCGGACTCGCTCGGCGCGCTGTCCCTCGCCGTCCTCGTGATGGGCGTCTTCGTCGGGCCGACGCTGGTCACGGTCAACACCATCGCCGCCACGCTCGTCGACGCCGAACGCGGGGCGTTCCTCATGGCCCTGCTCAGTTCCGGGGTGGTGCTCGGCATCGCCACCGGCGCAGCGCTGGGCGGCGCGCTCGCCGAGGGGTTCGGCCCCGCGTGGGGGTTCACCGTCGTCGCCGCGGCCGCCGTGCTGCTGCTCGTGCTGGCCCCGCTCGCCCCGACCCGCCGCTGA
- a CDS encoding ABC transporter ATP-binding protein, with translation MSEPTTEPTTLPVADRAQVLRDVKRLMTQHRGPGLRMLGLHALAALAGLAGPFLLGRLVDDVVTALGARTPLADVTSTIDTAVAVLVGAVVVQAVLARLARKRSLVLAEGVFAQLREEFLTRATALPLSVVEQAGTGDLVSRTTNDVDALSYTVRYGAPAILVASVTSVLTVIAAVFSGPLVALAIVAGIPGLWFATRWYLKRAPQGYAAERAEWGRISTTLGENVENVRTVEALNLADHRVHLVDDVIGATVRRERYTLSLRTVWFPSIEMSYLLPVVVALLWGGFLVRHDLQSVGQVTTVVLYLRQLVGPVNELLAWWDELQVGQASFARVVGLSAVDADRVESSDRPVHDEIAADAVGFEYSPGRPVLHGVSLALEPGERLAIVGPTGAGKSTLGRLLAGINPPTHGSVQVGGAEVTGLPLDELRSRIALVTQERHVFAATLRDNTALAAPGSSDAVVREALAAVDALGWVEALPEGLDTPVGENGLTLSAAQAQQVALARLVLADPHTLVLDEATSLLDPNAARHLERSLAAVLEGRTTVAIAHRLHTAHDADRIAVVEGGRITELGTHHELVDAGGPYADLWRSWHGEA, from the coding sequence ATGAGCGAACCGACCACCGAGCCGACGACGCTGCCCGTCGCCGATCGCGCGCAGGTGCTGCGCGACGTGAAGCGCCTGATGACCCAGCACCGCGGGCCGGGCCTGCGGATGCTCGGCCTGCACGCCCTCGCCGCGCTGGCCGGCCTGGCCGGGCCGTTCCTGCTGGGCCGCCTCGTCGACGACGTCGTCACCGCCCTGGGCGCGCGGACGCCGCTGGCCGACGTCACCTCCACGATCGACACCGCCGTGGCGGTCCTCGTGGGTGCCGTCGTCGTGCAGGCCGTGCTCGCGCGGCTGGCCCGGAAGCGCTCGCTCGTCCTGGCCGAAGGGGTCTTCGCGCAGCTGCGCGAGGAGTTCCTGACCCGCGCCACGGCGCTGCCGCTGTCCGTGGTGGAACAGGCCGGCACCGGGGACCTGGTGTCGCGCACCACCAACGACGTCGACGCGTTGAGCTACACCGTCCGCTACGGCGCCCCGGCGATCCTCGTCGCGTCGGTGACGTCGGTGCTCACCGTGATCGCCGCCGTGTTCTCCGGACCGCTGGTGGCCCTGGCGATCGTCGCCGGCATCCCCGGGTTGTGGTTCGCCACCCGCTGGTACCTCAAGCGCGCCCCGCAGGGCTACGCCGCCGAACGGGCCGAGTGGGGCCGGATCTCCACCACGCTCGGCGAGAACGTCGAGAACGTCCGCACCGTCGAGGCGCTGAACCTCGCCGACCACCGCGTGCACCTCGTCGACGACGTCATCGGCGCCACCGTGCGGCGCGAGCGCTACACCCTGTCGCTGCGCACCGTGTGGTTCCCGAGCATCGAGATGTCCTACCTGCTGCCCGTCGTCGTCGCGCTGCTCTGGGGCGGCTTCCTCGTCCGGCACGACCTGCAGAGCGTCGGTCAGGTCACCACCGTCGTGCTCTACCTGCGCCAGCTCGTCGGCCCCGTCAACGAACTGCTGGCCTGGTGGGACGAGCTGCAGGTCGGGCAGGCCTCCTTCGCCCGGGTCGTCGGGCTCAGCGCCGTCGACGCCGACCGGGTCGAGAGCTCCGACCGCCCCGTCCACGACGAGATCGCCGCGGACGCGGTCGGGTTCGAGTACAGCCCCGGACGCCCTGTGCTGCACGGAGTCTCGCTGGCGCTGGAACCGGGCGAACGGCTCGCCATCGTCGGGCCCACCGGCGCCGGGAAGTCCACGCTGGGCCGCCTGCTGGCCGGGATCAACCCGCCCACCCACGGTTCGGTGCAGGTCGGCGGCGCGGAGGTCACCGGCTTGCCGCTGGACGAACTGCGCTCGCGGATCGCCCTGGTCACCCAGGAACGGCACGTGTTCGCCGCGACCCTGCGCGACAACACCGCCCTCGCCGCCCCGGGGTCCTCCGACGCCGTCGTCCGCGAGGCGCTCGCGGCGGTCGACGCCCTCGGCTGGGTCGAGGCCCTGCCCGAGGGGCTCGACACCCCCGTCGGCGAGAACGGCCTCACGTTGTCGGCCGCGCAGGCCCAGCAGGTCGCCCTCGCCCGGTTGGTGCTGGCCGACCCGCACACCCTCGTCCTCGACGAGGCGACGTCGTTGCTCGACCCCAACGCCGCCCGCCACCTCGAGCGCTCCCTCGCCGCGGTGCTCGAGGGCCGGACGACCGTCGCCATCGCCCACCGCCTGCACACCGCCCACGACGCCGACCGGATCGCGGTGGTCGAGGGCGGCCGGATCACCGAGCTCGGCACCCACCACGAACTGGTCGACGCCGGCGGTCCCTACGCCGACCTGTGGCGTTCCTGGCACGGCGAGGCCTGA
- a CDS encoding ABC transporter ATP-binding protein — MRSLPLSDPGTPDVTSPLRFLLHTAALQWAPMVIGSGVGTVWLLSQAVLPAAIGKAIDEGVVAGDPTALTRWALVVLGLAVVTATAAIVRHRYGVTNWLTACFRTLQQVGRHTAHAGTAVTEKLPQGEVLASIASDGPRLADAFDVTQRAVASLAAVAVVAVLVLRTSVPLGLVVLVGVPVIMAFLLLLLRPLQDRQRLHRKLSGELTSIGTDTVRGLRILRGIGGEEVFLGRYRAKSQQVRAAGVRVATWESALEALQILVPGLLVAALVWAGARATVRGEITPGDLVALYGYAAFLTSPLRMLVEAADKYARALVAARRLITLLEVPPAVHDTGHAVSPGGDLADPESGVVADAGHLTAVVCDPPEDAAVLARRLTRFDDDTRATFGGTALLDMPVTDVRRRVLLAEDDAQLFSGTIREQVDPEDVHADTEVLDALRIADAVEILDLVDGGLAGTVTERGRSLSGGQRQRLALARVLLREPEALVLVEPTSAVDAHTEARIAGRLRTARAGRTTVVATASPLVLPQVDSVCWVRDGHVVARGTHAELLDRDARYRRFVTRDAGVPVPRGATSDVEGMA; from the coding sequence GTGCGCTCCCTCCCGCTGAGCGATCCCGGAACCCCCGACGTCACCTCCCCCCTGCGCTTCCTGCTGCACACCGCGGCGCTGCAGTGGGCTCCGATGGTGATCGGCTCGGGCGTCGGGACCGTGTGGCTCCTCTCCCAGGCCGTCCTCCCCGCCGCCATCGGCAAGGCGATCGACGAGGGCGTGGTCGCCGGTGACCCCACCGCGCTCACCCGGTGGGCGCTGGTCGTCCTGGGCCTCGCCGTCGTCACCGCGACGGCCGCGATCGTGCGCCACCGCTACGGCGTGACGAACTGGCTGACCGCCTGCTTCCGCACGCTGCAGCAGGTCGGGCGGCACACCGCGCACGCGGGGACGGCCGTCACGGAGAAGCTCCCCCAGGGCGAGGTGCTCGCCTCCATCGCCTCCGACGGGCCCCGCCTCGCCGACGCCTTCGACGTCACCCAGCGCGCCGTCGCCTCGCTCGCGGCCGTCGCCGTCGTCGCCGTCCTGGTGCTGCGCACCTCGGTGCCCCTCGGCCTCGTCGTCCTCGTCGGGGTGCCCGTCATCATGGCGTTCCTGCTCCTCCTCCTGCGGCCGCTGCAGGACCGGCAACGACTGCACCGCAAGCTGTCCGGTGAACTGACGTCGATCGGCACCGACACCGTGCGGGGTCTGCGGATCCTGCGCGGGATCGGTGGCGAGGAGGTCTTCCTCGGCCGCTACCGGGCCAAGAGCCAGCAGGTCCGCGCGGCGGGCGTGCGCGTCGCGACCTGGGAGTCGGCGCTGGAGGCGCTGCAGATCCTCGTGCCCGGCCTCCTCGTCGCCGCGCTCGTGTGGGCCGGGGCGCGGGCCACCGTCCGGGGCGAGATCACCCCCGGGGACCTCGTCGCCCTCTACGGCTACGCCGCGTTCCTCACCTCACCGCTGCGGATGCTGGTGGAGGCCGCGGACAAGTACGCTCGCGCGCTCGTCGCGGCCCGGCGCCTCATCACGCTGCTCGAGGTCCCGCCCGCGGTGCACGACACCGGGCACGCCGTCAGCCCCGGCGGGGACCTCGCCGATCCCGAGTCCGGGGTCGTCGCCGACGCCGGTCACCTCACCGCCGTCGTCTGCGACCCGCCGGAGGACGCCGCGGTCCTGGCCCGCCGCCTCACCCGCTTCGACGACGACACCCGTGCCACCTTCGGCGGGACGGCCCTGCTCGACATGCCCGTCACCGACGTCCGCCGGCGCGTGCTGCTGGCCGAGGACGACGCGCAGCTCTTCAGCGGGACGATCCGCGAGCAGGTCGACCCCGAGGACGTCCACGCCGACACCGAGGTGCTCGACGCCCTGCGGATCGCCGACGCCGTCGAGATCCTCGACCTCGTCGACGGCGGCCTCGCCGGAACCGTCACCGAACGCGGCCGCTCGCTGTCCGGGGGACAGCGCCAGCGCCTCGCCCTGGCCCGGGTGCTGCTGCGCGAACCGGAGGCCCTGGTCCTGGTGGAACCCACCAGTGCCGTCGACGCGCACACCGAGGCCCGGATCGCCGGCCGGTTGCGCACCGCCCGCGCCGGACGGACGACCGTCGTCGCGACGGCCAGCCCGCTCGTCCTGCCGCAGGTCGACAGCGTCTGCTGGGTGCGCGACGGCCACGTCGTCGCCCGCGGGACGCACGCCGAACTGCTCGACCGCGACGCCCGGTACCGGCGTTTCGTCACCCGCGACGCGGGTGTCCCCGTGCCGCGGGGCGCGACGTCCGACGTGGAGGGAATGGCATGA